A stretch of DNA from Melospiza melodia melodia isolate bMelMel2 chromosome Z, bMelMel2.pri, whole genome shotgun sequence:
caactgctccacggagccttccttgcctgccttggtgccggctcctcccaaacacagcagccggagcgcctgcctccgtgcaaggacacactcaggcctccaaggcccacgtgcacacacagccccttgaacactgccaccgcctcaggccattgaccgcaggaggggaaacgccagcgcccgcccactgacatcaccgcacaccccttgcaaccacaacgggaaaacagtggctgagatgaaaataaaggcaagccaccaagtgaaaggaaaagtgaccacagccacaagcagggctttgcaggtggaaagcatgcttgggcacaaagacagactcagcagcgcagcacgcaccgcacagctggcccggcaggtgaaagggaacagccaagagccctctccaccacacctgacaccgacgcctctgagccacagctttcacaagcccggcacaccgctgccaccacaatccccagccacggacaccccaaccaaacacttccccaaaaccaatacagccaccaggacagactggaaactacaggcagaaactccggacaatcagaaagcgatgaagggaaagctgcctcgcctacaaagccccgcacccgggggcaccccaagcacagccaccagcagcaccagccagcctcaccaggctcctcctgcccagcagcacccaacagcacccacagactcaccatgcctgcgcccacagccacagcgccgcgcctgccacacgccgccccggcgctcctgctcctcctcaccgctctggccagcagcctggcctgccaacacctctggacccccgacgacaccttccccggcgacgctctccgcctcctccaggacatggctgtcggccacacacagccctgccacctgacagagccgcccttcttccccgccagcctgctccacaacaacctgcagccgcaccaagccgccgccaccgccctgcgcatcctgcagcacctcttccacaccctcagctccaacggcacccgccagcactggcccagccacgctcgcaaccacctcctcaacaagctgcagcaccacatccaccacctggagcaatgcctccccgacaacgccgcgcccttcaaaggaccacgcaacccgctgctcgccatcaacaagtacttcagggacatccacctcttcctgcacgcccacaaccacagcgcctgcgcctgggaccacgtccgcctcgaagctcgcgcctctctacagcacctccacaacctcacgcgcaccatgcgccgctagcgccaacacccacacacccacacacacctacgccccaaagccacctccaaccccacgcctcctctcacctgggaccgcacacagccccgcagcaaccgcacggcacccgcagccttcaaccgctgcatctccagccattcagctgctcctacgcatatggacaaaagaccttctccattcgtttcttgacttacatgtttatttatttgtttatttatataatttatctaagcactaacgtatttatttttctacctcttcacttatttatgccacggcaaataaagacttatgacaaaacacttgccactgcctctcctctctccagcaccccaaccactctttgccacaggggaaagccatctccacccaacacagactccaagccctgctccaaacagcccccgaccactcttctcaatggcccctgcccaagcagcatcctgcagcagcctctgagcaaaaacaccgccactctttgcccaacaccacggaagcaccaaacagaaaaacacccgcaggctgatgaagagcaccgccgcacctcagctgctttatccgcaccttgctccgtccatccaatccgtgcctctctgacgcacagacaaggatgtcatgcgggacactgtcaaacactttgcgcaaagccaggaacacgaggtcactccgcttgcccctctccaccactactgtggagccctaaccatagaacagcaccaaaaccgccaggaatggggactctgcactttgcaatgccatgctccctgctcccaatcacctcttgcttctccactggccttagcagagcctcccgcagaagcagcctcatcttcttgcctgacacagacctcagcctgactgctccgtacctcccacactcttctgcttttccctatctaagaaagggagttctatttctcatctaccacttcttgcccacttccactgacagacaccaggtttcaaaaaccagccacattggcctaccaactccatctcaaagttccctcaggactcatgcattcacctcttcgtctgccatccacttggacacattcaggttgctaagagggtctcaaagttggccttttccttcactggcctgggcatctccattcttcaggcagggctctcagcatttgccttgtgcgacttcagcagcttgcctgcagatggctgacacacaaggccacaaacactcactcctctccacagcctctttgccccaaaagcacagaaccttcaaatcccaagatccgctcctagcaaccatccaaccataatccacgaggccacgctgatcatcccattgcagatctctgcacaccccaaatgcctcttcactgctccccaccttttgggcgcttttggaaaggcatctgaacttactggcaaaccttccctactccagccacagaagcccagcccccgcagccttgctcacacctgaggtcctctagacccctgtgcctcttcagaGCCATGCCCTCCAAGGATGCCACACCTCTCACGGACTAACCAGCCCTGAACTAGACACGCTCTGGCAGGcaagggctctggcactgccaaaacacaccaccattgcttccatgggggacagtcctctttggccctgtggccgccacacccactcaggcatggatctccaaagcggacccttgctccagggccacagccatggcagcaagaacaacagcaagagcaaagcccttccctggcaccaactgctccacggagccttccttgcctgccttggtgccggctcctcccaaacacagcagccggagcgcctgcctccgtgcaaggacacactcaggcctccaaggcccacgtgcacacacagccccttgaacactgccaccgcctcaggccattgaccgcaggaggggaaacgccagcgcccgcccactgacatcaccgcacaccccttgcaaccacaacgggaaaacagtggctgagatgaaaataaaggcaagccaccaagtgaaaggaaaagtgaccacagccacaagcagggctttgcaggtggaaagcatgcttgggcacaaagacagactcagcagcgcagcacgcaccgcacagctggcccggcaggtgaaagggaacagccaagagccctctccaccacacctgacaccgacgcctctgagccacagctttcacaagcccggcacactgctgccaccacaatccccagccacggacaccccaaccaaacacttccccaaaaccaatacagccaccaggacagactggaaactacaggcagaaattccggacaatcagaaagcgatgaagggaaagctgcctcgcctacaaagccccgcacccgggggcaccccaagcacagccaccagcagcaccagccagcctcaccaggctcctcctgcccagcagcacccaacagcacccacagactcaccatgcctgcgcccacagccacagcgccgcgcctgccgcacgccgccccggcgctcctgctcctcctcaccgctctggccagcagcctggcctgccaacacctctggacacacgacgacaccttccccggc
This window harbors:
- the LOC134431663 gene encoding interferon-like, translating into MPAPTATAPRLPHAAPALLLLLTALASSLACQHLWTPDDTFPGDALRLLQDMAVGHTQPCHLTEPPFFPASLLHNNLQPHQAAATALRILQHLFHTLSSNGTRQHWPSHARNHLLNKLQHHIHHLEQCLPDNAAPFKGPRNPLLAINKYFRDIHLFLHAHNHSACAWDHVRLEARASLQHLHNLTRT